The following proteins come from a genomic window of Pseudomonas putida:
- the metI gene encoding methionine ABC transporter permease MetI: protein MWFDRLLEGLLDTLLMVGVSSLIALLVGVPMAVLLVTSDKGGIFEAPLLNRVLGAFVNLFRSIPFLILMVALIPFTRLVVGTTYGVWAAVVPLTIAATPFFARIAEVSLREVDHGLVEAAQAMGCRRWHIVWHVLLPEALPGIVGGFTITLVTLINSSAMAGAIGAGGLGDIAYRYGYQRFDSQIMLTVIAMLVALVALIQLGGDRLAKGLNKRCA, encoded by the coding sequence ATGTGGTTTGATCGCCTGCTGGAAGGCTTGCTTGATACGCTGCTGATGGTTGGGGTTTCGTCACTGATCGCCCTGCTGGTGGGTGTACCCATGGCGGTACTGCTGGTCACCAGCGACAAGGGTGGGATCTTCGAGGCGCCGCTGCTGAACCGGGTGCTGGGCGCCTTCGTCAACCTGTTCCGCTCGATTCCGTTTCTGATCCTGATGGTTGCGCTGATTCCTTTCACCCGCCTGGTGGTGGGTACCACTTATGGCGTGTGGGCGGCAGTGGTGCCGCTGACCATTGCCGCCACACCGTTCTTTGCGCGGATTGCCGAGGTGAGCCTGCGTGAAGTCGACCATGGCCTGGTGGAAGCCGCACAGGCCATGGGCTGCCGGCGCTGGCACATCGTCTGGCATGTACTGTTGCCCGAGGCGCTGCCGGGGATCGTCGGGGGCTTCACCATTACCTTGGTGACCTTGATCAACTCGTCGGCGATGGCCGGGGCGATTGGTGCCGGCGGGCTGGGGGATATCGCCTATCGGTATGGCTACCAGCGTTTCGACAGCCAGATCATGCTGACCGTGATCGCCATGCTGGTAGCGTTAGTGGCGTTGATCCAGTTGGGCGGGGACCGCCTGGCGAAGGGTTTGAACAAGCGATGCGCATGA
- a CDS encoding EAL domain-containing protein: MSVSVRDALRMAALYVVLSILWLALAEMMLHSMTDDPLALTVGRQINVVVWVLLSAVLIYVSRVRLLNFIGHGARLRCEDRERLRMAAAVFDSTLEGVLVTDRQGLIVHVNRAFMRITGYQQDEVIGQRPNKFKSGHHGLAFYQEVFATLAEKGEWSGEIWNRRKSGEIYPQWQTICAIRDDEGELSHYVAVFSDISAIKHSEQELAYLAHHDPLTGLPNRLLFTDRVEQALAAAQANKRGCALLLLDLDHFQSINDGLGHTIGDQLLKLVGERLGEVLGNGMTLARLGGDEFGVLAENCQQVGQAGKLAQCIIERMREPFQFEGNRLFISASVGISLYPSDALGAEQLLRNADSALYKAKSNGRACYALYTEELTAHAQHRVETAAELRRALEQDELRVYFQPVHDLASGRQVGVETLVRWQHPRRGLVPPGEFIPIAERTGLIAEIDTWVLRQACRQMVQWQAEGRQLAFVGVNISSRLFGQHELYQQVAEVLHDTGLAPALLELEVTESAVMEDPEVALEQLHRLRELGVTLAIDDFGTGYSSLLRLKRLPVQKLKIDQGFVAGLPVDEDDIAIVRVIIALARSMGMQVHAEGIEQAEQATFLLQEECQLGQGYWFGRPVPAEDLRWD; this comes from the coding sequence ATGTCTGTTTCCGTTCGCGACGCCTTGCGCATGGCTGCGCTGTATGTGGTGCTCTCGATCCTCTGGCTTGCGCTGGCGGAGATGATGCTGCACAGCATGACTGACGACCCCTTGGCACTGACCGTGGGGCGGCAGATCAATGTGGTGGTCTGGGTGCTGCTCAGTGCCGTGCTGATCTATGTGTCGCGCGTGCGCCTGCTCAACTTCATCGGCCATGGCGCACGTTTGCGTTGTGAAGACCGTGAACGGCTGCGCATGGCTGCCGCGGTGTTCGACAGTACCCTCGAAGGTGTGCTGGTGACCGACCGCCAGGGCCTTATCGTGCACGTCAATCGTGCCTTCATGCGCATCACCGGCTACCAGCAGGATGAGGTTATCGGCCAGCGCCCGAACAAGTTCAAGTCCGGCCACCATGGCCTGGCCTTCTACCAGGAGGTTTTCGCCACCCTGGCCGAGAAGGGCGAGTGGAGCGGTGAAATCTGGAACCGGCGCAAAAGCGGTGAAATCTACCCGCAGTGGCAGACCATTTGCGCCATTCGCGATGACGAAGGTGAGCTCAGTCATTACGTGGCGGTGTTCAGTGATATCAGCGCCATCAAGCATTCGGAACAGGAACTTGCCTACCTGGCCCACCACGACCCGTTGACCGGCCTGCCCAACCGCCTGCTGTTTACCGACCGGGTAGAGCAGGCATTGGCGGCGGCGCAGGCCAACAAGCGCGGTTGCGCCTTGTTGCTGCTGGACCTGGATCATTTCCAGAGCATAAACGACGGCCTGGGCCATACCATTGGCGACCAGTTGTTGAAGCTGGTGGGCGAGCGTCTGGGCGAGGTGTTGGGTAACGGTATGACCCTGGCGCGCCTGGGCGGCGACGAGTTCGGCGTGCTGGCCGAGAACTGCCAACAGGTCGGCCAGGCGGGCAAGCTGGCGCAGTGCATCATCGAGCGCATGCGTGAGCCGTTTCAGTTCGAGGGCAATCGCCTGTTCATCAGCGCCAGTGTCGGAATCAGCCTGTACCCCAGCGATGCCTTGGGTGCCGAGCAGTTACTGCGCAATGCCGACTCGGCGTTGTACAAGGCCAAAAGCAACGGGCGGGCCTGCTATGCCCTGTACACCGAAGAGCTGACCGCCCATGCACAGCATCGGGTCGAGACCGCCGCTGAATTGCGTCGGGCCCTGGAGCAGGATGAACTGAGGGTGTACTTCCAGCCGGTACACGACCTGGCATCAGGCCGACAGGTCGGGGTCGAGACGCTGGTGCGCTGGCAGCACCCCAGGCGCGGCCTGGTACCGCCGGGTGAGTTCATCCCGATTGCCGAGCGCACCGGCCTGATTGCCGAGATCGATACCTGGGTGCTGCGCCAGGCCTGCCGGCAAATGGTGCAGTGGCAGGCTGAAGGCCGGCAGCTGGCATTTGTGGGGGTGAACATCTCCAGCCGGCTGTTTGGCCAGCACGAACTTTATCAACAGGTAGCCGAAGTGCTGCACGACACCGGCCTGGCCCCGGCCTTGCTGGAGCTTGAAGTGACCGAAAGCGCGGTGATGGAAGACCCTGAGGTGGCGCTTGAGCAACTGCACCGTTTGCGCGAGCTGGGGGTGACCTTGGCCATCGACGACTTTGGCACCGGGTATTCATCACTGCTGCGGCTCAAGCGTTTGCCGGTGCAGAAGTTGAAAATCGACCAAGGGTTTGTAGCTGGGTTGCCAGTGGATGAGGATGACATCGCAATTGTGCGGGTGATCATTGCCTTGGCCCGCAGCATGGGTATGCAGGTGCATGCCGAGGGCATCGAGCAGGCGGAACAGGCCACCTTCCTGTTGCAGGAGGAGTGCCAGCTGGGGCAAGGGTACTGGTTCGGGCGGCCGGTGCCGGCTGAGGATCTGCGCTGGGATTGA
- a CDS encoding 5-aminovalerate aminotransferase DavT — MSKTNESLMQRRVAAVPRGVGQIHPIFVDTAKNSTVIDVEGRELIDFAGGIAVLNTGHLHPKVVAAVQEQLTKVSHTCFQVLAYEPYVELCEKINKLVPGDFDKKTLLVTTGSEAVENAVKIARAATGRAGVIAFTGGYHGRTMMTLGLTGKVVPYSAGMGLMPGGIFRALFPSELHGISVDDAIASVERIFKNDAEPRDIAAIILEPVQGEGGFLPAPKELMKRLRALCDQHGILLIADEVQTGAGRTGTFFAMEQMGVAPDLTTFAKSIAGGFPLAGVCGKAEYMDAIAPGGLGGTYAGSPIACAAALAVIEVFEEEKLLDRSKAVGERLTAGLREIQKKYPIIGDVRGLGSMIAVEVFEKGTHTPNAAAVGQVVAKAREKGLILLSCGTYGNVLRILVPLTAEDALLDKGLAIIEECFAEIA; from the coding sequence ATGAGCAAAACCAACGAATCCTTGATGCAACGTCGTGTAGCTGCCGTCCCACGTGGCGTCGGCCAGATCCACCCGATCTTCGTCGACACCGCGAAGAACTCGACCGTGATCGACGTTGAAGGCCGCGAACTGATCGACTTCGCCGGCGGCATCGCAGTACTGAACACCGGCCACCTGCACCCGAAAGTGGTTGCAGCCGTGCAAGAGCAGCTGACCAAGGTCAGCCACACCTGCTTCCAGGTGCTGGCTTACGAACCCTACGTAGAGCTGTGCGAAAAGATCAACAAGCTGGTCCCAGGCGACTTCGACAAGAAGACCCTGCTGGTCACCACCGGCTCCGAGGCCGTTGAAAACGCCGTCAAGATCGCCCGTGCTGCCACTGGCCGCGCTGGCGTCATCGCCTTCACCGGCGGTTATCACGGCCGTACCATGATGACCCTGGGCCTGACCGGCAAGGTCGTGCCGTACTCCGCTGGCATGGGCCTGATGCCAGGCGGCATCTTCCGCGCCCTGTTCCCGAGCGAACTGCACGGTATCAGCGTTGACGACGCCATTGCCTCGGTCGAGCGCATCTTCAAGAACGACGCCGAGCCGCGCGACATCGCCGCGATCATCCTCGAGCCAGTACAAGGCGAAGGCGGTTTCCTGCCAGCGCCGAAAGAGCTGATGAAACGCCTGCGCGCCCTGTGCGACCAGCACGGCATCCTGCTGATCGCCGACGAAGTACAAACTGGCGCTGGCCGTACCGGTACCTTCTTCGCCATGGAACAGATGGGCGTTGCGCCTGATCTGACCACCTTTGCCAAGTCCATCGCTGGCGGCTTCCCGCTGGCCGGTGTGTGCGGCAAGGCCGAGTACATGGATGCCATCGCTCCAGGCGGCCTGGGCGGCACCTACGCCGGCTCGCCGATCGCTTGCGCCGCGGCCCTGGCCGTGATCGAAGTGTTCGAAGAAGAAAAACTGCTGGACCGCAGCAAGGCTGTGGGTGAGCGCCTGACCGCCGGCCTGCGCGAAATCCAGAAGAAGTACCCGATCATCGGCGACGTCCGTGGTCTGGGCTCGATGATCGCCGTCGAAGTCTTCGAGAAAGGCACTCACACCCCGAACGCTGCTGCTGTTGGCCAGGTTGTCGCCAAGGCCCGCGAAAAGGGTCTGATCCTGCTGTCTTGCGGTACCTACGGCAACGTCCTGCGTATCCTTGTTCCGCTGACCGCCGAAGACGCGCTGCTGGACAAAGGCCTGGCCATCATCGAAGAGTGCTTCGCTGAAATCGCCTGA
- a CDS encoding diguanylate cyclase, which produces MLAARLHVETCSVHMAKNIPTIFPGTPPPEAAQTLLALLHAQGEVARLSERDQLFSSLLDSVNAVLWAFDWGTRQVLYVSPAYERIFGRPVSLVLADYNEWRDSIYPDDLEFAERSLAQVLLKGAVEDREYRILNADGQIRWLSDKCYINQQHDSDRVIIVGIAEDITEKKQLEGELQRLATTDVLTQSSNRRHFFECAQQAFDSAREDGTPLAFLLLDIDDFKRINDSYGHQEGDQVLQHIADSGKAVLRRGDLFGRIGGEEFAAVFPGCNAQVAEQIAERLQRQIQLLSFSHGQQTYGVTVSQGLTGLTDEDVTLDSLYARADAAMYRAKRQGKNQIVRG; this is translated from the coding sequence ATGCTGGCCGCACGCCTTCACGTTGAGACCTGCTCCGTGCACATGGCCAAGAACATTCCAACGATATTTCCGGGTACCCCACCTCCCGAAGCCGCCCAGACCTTGCTGGCGTTACTCCACGCCCAAGGCGAGGTTGCCCGCCTGAGTGAGCGCGATCAGCTGTTCAGCTCGTTGCTCGACAGCGTCAATGCAGTGCTTTGGGCCTTCGACTGGGGAACCCGTCAGGTGCTGTACGTCAGCCCAGCCTACGAGCGCATCTTCGGCCGCCCGGTCAGCCTGGTGCTGGCTGACTACAACGAATGGCGTGACAGCATCTACCCCGACGACCTCGAATTCGCCGAACGTAGCCTGGCCCAGGTCCTGCTCAAGGGTGCGGTGGAAGACCGCGAGTACCGCATCCTCAATGCCGACGGACAAATACGCTGGCTGAGCGACAAGTGCTACATCAACCAGCAGCACGATAGTGATCGGGTAATCATTGTCGGTATCGCCGAAGACATCACCGAGAAGAAGCAGCTTGAAGGCGAACTGCAGCGCCTGGCCACCACCGACGTGCTGACCCAGAGCAGTAACCGCAGGCACTTCTTCGAATGTGCTCAGCAAGCCTTCGACAGTGCTCGCGAGGACGGTACACCGCTGGCTTTCCTGCTGCTGGATATCGACGACTTCAAACGCATCAACGACAGCTATGGCCACCAGGAAGGCGACCAGGTGCTGCAACACATCGCCGACAGCGGCAAGGCCGTGCTACGCCGGGGCGACCTGTTCGGGCGCATTGGCGGCGAAGAATTTGCTGCGGTGTTTCCGGGCTGCAACGCTCAGGTCGCGGAGCAGATTGCCGAGCGCTTGCAGCGGCAGATTCAGCTCTTGAGCTTTAGCCATGGGCAGCAGACGTACGGGGTGACTGTGAGTCAGGGGCTGACCGGGCTGACCGATGAGGATGTGACGCTGGACAGCCTCTATGCGCGGGCAGATGCGGCAATGTACAGGGCCAAGCGGCAGGGCAAGAATCAGATAGTCCGCGGCTGA
- a CDS encoding HDOD domain-containing protein yields the protein MSAAAPTPPSVLIVEGDPWVRDLLSEMLLSVRCDARLQVCTDGSQALSALSNKPDLIIAARELAGVDGLDLLRKVRAKGPGVPFILMSNRNDSASVREALPLHPTAYLSKPLNLDNLRKRLEELLLAVGEEIACPVPALQAGASLPAYLEQRRASADGGPLLADVQLAIKRALNPQGLNLRALEEEVCNDPQVTAVLIAAANSAALHREAPVQTLLQALNKLGSTQSMNLILGMTLKRSARLSDPLLAEHAARYWDLSLHTAEYGRTLARMLELDEGRCYCAGLLHCLGDLAVLRCLQEWRLAGGDLNERNVQQSLEEFGAAFGSALRTRWRLPLALRELIAAIYQLGGGVYSLEILAMNLAGQLSRLPAEQGLEKVASGKTARLLKLGLPELRRLRKVESPEVKPQEEPPVAGAEVSS from the coding sequence ATGAGTGCTGCAGCCCCCACCCCACCAAGCGTACTGATTGTCGAAGGCGATCCTTGGGTACGGGATTTACTCAGCGAGATGCTGCTCAGCGTACGTTGTGATGCCCGCCTGCAGGTATGCACTGACGGCTCGCAGGCACTCAGTGCCTTATCCAACAAGCCTGACCTGATCATCGCCGCCCGTGAGCTGGCCGGTGTCGATGGCCTCGACCTGCTGCGCAAGGTGCGCGCCAAAGGGCCAGGGGTACCGTTCATTCTCATGAGTAACCGCAATGACAGCGCCAGTGTGCGTGAAGCGCTGCCCCTGCACCCCACTGCTTACCTGAGCAAGCCGTTGAATCTGGATAACCTGCGCAAACGCCTGGAAGAGTTGCTGCTGGCCGTTGGCGAGGAGATTGCCTGCCCGGTACCGGCATTGCAGGCGGGTGCCAGCCTGCCGGCCTACCTTGAACAGCGCCGCGCTAGCGCCGATGGTGGGCCGCTGCTGGCAGATGTGCAGCTGGCGATCAAACGGGCGCTCAATCCCCAAGGCCTGAACCTCAGGGCGCTCGAAGAGGAGGTGTGTAACGACCCGCAAGTCACGGCGGTACTGATTGCTGCCGCCAATAGTGCGGCATTGCACCGTGAAGCCCCGGTGCAGACGTTGCTGCAGGCCCTGAACAAGCTTGGCAGTACCCAAAGCATGAACCTGATCCTGGGCATGACCCTCAAGCGCAGCGCACGCCTCAGCGACCCCCTGTTGGCAGAGCACGCAGCCCGTTACTGGGACCTGTCACTGCACACTGCCGAATATGGCCGCACCTTGGCGCGCATGCTCGAACTGGACGAGGGGCGTTGTTATTGCGCGGGCTTGCTGCATTGCCTGGGCGACCTGGCGGTGTTGCGCTGCCTGCAGGAGTGGCGGCTGGCCGGGGGAGACCTGAACGAGCGCAATGTGCAGCAATCGCTGGAGGAGTTTGGTGCGGCATTCGGCTCGGCGCTGCGTACTCGCTGGCGTCTGCCGCTGGCACTGCGCGAGTTGATCGCTGCGATCTACCAGTTGGGTGGTGGAGTTTACTCGCTGGAGATCCTGGCCATGAACCTGGCTGGGCAGTTGTCGCGGCTGCCGGCTGAGCAGGGGCTGGAGAAGGTGGCCAGCGGCAAGACGGCGCGCCTGCTCAAGCTTGGCCTGCCGGAGCTTAGGCGGTTGCGCAAAGTGGAGAGCCCGGAAGTAAAGCCACAGGAAGAACCGCCGGTGGCTGGGGCCGAGGTTTCCAGCTGA
- a CDS encoding acyl-CoA desaturase, translating to MWYNGLLDLSAWQLVGITLLMTHVTIVSVTVYLHRYSAHRALELNGALKHFFRFWLWLTTAQNTREWTAVHRKHHAKCETPDDPHSPVYKGLGTVLRKGAELYREEARNPETLRIYGKNCPDDWIERNLYSRYKLGGIALMAVIDLLLFGTIGITIWAVQMMWIPFWAAGVVNGLGHALGYRNFECRDAATNLVPWGIVIGGEELHNNHHTYPNSAKLSVKRWEFDMGWAWIRLFCLLRLAKVQRVAPIAHRVAGKASLDMDTAMAILNNRFQIMAQYRKLVIGPLVKQELARVDASVRHRFRRAKRLLSRETSLLEDRHHVRIESMLAHSQALKTIYEKRLALQQIWARTSANGHDMLAAMKDWVHEAETSGIQALRDFAAQLKTYSLRPTGA from the coding sequence ATGTGGTATAACGGCCTGCTCGACCTGTCGGCCTGGCAACTGGTCGGCATCACTCTGTTGATGACCCACGTGACCATTGTCAGCGTCACGGTCTACCTGCATCGCTACTCCGCGCACCGGGCCCTGGAGCTCAACGGCGCGCTCAAGCACTTCTTCCGCTTCTGGCTGTGGCTGACCACGGCGCAGAACACCCGCGAGTGGACCGCCGTCCACCGCAAGCACCACGCCAAGTGCGAAACCCCCGACGACCCGCACAGCCCGGTGTACAAGGGCCTGGGCACAGTGCTGCGCAAAGGTGCCGAGCTGTACCGTGAAGAGGCGCGCAACCCCGAAACCCTGCGCATCTATGGCAAGAACTGCCCGGATGACTGGATCGAGCGCAACCTGTACTCGCGTTACAAACTGGGCGGTATCGCACTGATGGCGGTGATCGACCTGCTGCTGTTCGGCACCATAGGCATCACCATCTGGGCGGTGCAGATGATGTGGATTCCGTTCTGGGCCGCCGGTGTGGTCAACGGCCTGGGCCATGCCCTGGGCTATCGCAACTTCGAATGCCGCGACGCGGCCACAAACCTGGTGCCATGGGGCATCGTCATCGGCGGTGAAGAACTGCACAATAACCATCACACCTACCCCAACTCGGCCAAGCTCTCGGTCAAGCGCTGGGAGTTCGACATGGGCTGGGCGTGGATCCGCCTGTTCTGCCTGCTGCGTCTGGCCAAGGTGCAGCGCGTAGCGCCCATCGCCCATCGGGTGGCCGGCAAGGCCAGCCTGGACATGGACACCGCCATGGCCATCTTGAACAACCGCTTCCAGATCATGGCCCAGTACCGCAAGCTGGTGATCGGCCCGCTGGTGAAACAGGAACTGGCCCGCGTCGACGCCTCGGTGCGTCACCGCTTCCGCCGTGCCAAACGGCTGCTCTCGCGCGAAACCAGCCTGCTGGAAGATCGCCACCACGTGCGCATCGAGTCCATGCTCGCGCACAGCCAGGCACTGAAAACCATCTATGAAAAGCGCCTGGCCCTGCAGCAGATCTGGGCGCGCACCAGCGCCAACGGCCACGACATGCTGGCGGCCATGAAAGACTGGGTACACGAGGCTGAAACCAGCGGCATCCAGGCACTGCGCGACTTCGCAGCACAACTCAAGACTTACTCGCTACGCCCGACCGGCGCCTGA